Part of the Phalacrocorax carbo chromosome 9, bPhaCar2.1, whole genome shotgun sequence genome is shown below.
CCACATCAGCAGAGGTTGGGCACCTGCCGCCTCCcggctctctgcagcctggtgTAAACCAGGCACCTTCTTGCCACCCTGCTATGCTCACGTCCCCAGGCAGTTAATGGCTGCCGCATCCAGCCCCCgttcttccttctctcagcGTATTTACAGgcagcttttcaaaaccagaaagatttaTTGGCATCTTTGCCCGGGGTAAGTGTCCCGGAGGGAACGGTCTCTGGTGAAGAGGGTGGGCGGCCGTTGCCCAGGTGGTAACGCAGCCTCTGTCACAAGCCTCCTTGCAGCGAGAGGCCTCTTTGGCCACCTCGCGCTCTCTCTTTGGcgcgctctctctctctctcctcggACACCTCGCACTGCTGCTAGCGCTGACCTCTGCCTACTCCATGCTCACAAATGTGTCCGAGTTGCCTTGCTGCACCGCCAGGATCAGCTCCACAAAGAGGGATCTCTTGAAGATGTCActcagctgcagcttgcagaagCGTGTGGAGGGCAGCACTGTTAGCTTGCATGTGGACGCCTGAGGTATAGCATTGCAGGCTGCTGTCatcagcccctgcagccagaaGGCGGTTTTCTGCACGTCGAGGTACGAGCCGGTGCAGAGGGTTTGCAGGAGGCTGGCTTCCTGACTGCTCATCAGCTCATCCTCAGGGTgatggaggaagcagagcatgTCCCCCAGCTGCCGCTCCCTGGTGCACATGCACTCCAGTTCCACACGCAGGCAGGAGTTCCTGAGCGGCATGTCCCCTTCGGTGCCCAGCTCGAGGTGGAAGGAGTGCCCAGCGGGTGGCTTCAGGGGCACAAGCAGGCGATAGACAAGGTCTTCTTCACGAGCATTCCAGCCTTTCAGGAAGCCACCCACCCCGACAGCTGGCTGCAGTTGTGGCGTGAAGCCATTGCCGGACAGGATTCGGCAGACCCGGAGAAGGTCGGTCACGAGCTCTTCCACCATCGTGAGCACTCGTTGCCTCTTCCGCAGTGGCCACGATGTGCACTCATGCAGAAACCTGTCCATGTGCAATGGGTCgtccccctcttcttcctcctcctcctcctcctcctcaaggcTTGTGGAGCTGccatgcttgctgctgcttcctggctCACGGCTCCTCTTCCAGGGCCGCCAGCAGAGCcaaaagagcaggagcaggcctCCAGCAAAGGCCCAgaactgccactgctgcaaggAAGCAAGGAGCAGGGCTCCCCTGGTCACCCAGCTCGACTCCTGCATCTCTTCAAGCAGCCGAGCCAtatcctggagcagcagctccagacgCTCTTGCTCGCGCTGGCACCTGGCCACGTCCGGACCATGCCCGACCTGCAGTGGCACGTGCATGATGCCCATCACAATCAAGGTGAACCATGTCACCAGAGCCAtggcctgcaggagaggggagagaagggagctgagtggggctgggcagggggagcaggagccacagggacatgggggcaggcaggagagggggcgaggcagctgggaggcagcaaggcctgTGCCCAGCCCCGGCGCTGGCAGCACCGTGCCCTGCCCACAGCTCTCCCGCGAGTGCCAGAGCCTCGCCACAGGGTcagagccccctccccgggggccCGCGTTACCGCTCCGGCCCTCGTCCAGCCCACACCGACCTCCCCGCCGCGTGTGCACTCACCGCTGCCCCAAGCCGTActggggcagcgctgcctgccgGTGCCCCTTATAACCACTGCCACTGTGACGCGTCCCCTGTGCTGTCACAGGCGCCAGAGCGCATCACAGGCACACCCCGACCGCGCCCCGCCCCACCACGCCTCTCCCCCCCTTTCTGCTCCATTTACTTTCCTTCTCCCGTCTCTGGTTCCTTTTTGCCtcacctcctttcttctcccttttctcctgcctcttctttATCCTCTTCCAGTCCATCTCCCTTTGGCCTTCCTTTGCTTCCCGTTTtcctctctactctgccccaCTCCcgcctttcttctttctctcctgatcTTCTCCTCTGAAGAGCCCACAGCGGACCAGGGTCCTGACATGAgccaaggcaggagcaggggcaggtcTTCTTGTGGCAAGAGCTGTGGCCCACGGGGGAGCCGCGCTGGAGCAGCTCTAGACAAACTGCGGCTCTTGGGAAGGGCCCATGGGAAGGACGACTATTAGGAACTGGCCGCAACCCCTATTCCCCATGCCCCGTGCCCCTCGCGGGTGAGGAGGTAAAGGAGGTGGGAGTGAAGGAGTGAGGttgtgcctgggaagaaggcGTGGCGGGTTGGGGGCAGGTGCTTTTCCTTGTGACTTTGCCGCTCACCATCCTACTCCATTTCAGAATGGCAATAAATGAAATTCCTTTTCCCCgggtcgagtctgttttgcctctgGTGGCAATAGGTATGGCAATCTCCCTGCCCTTATGTCGACCCGTGAGCTTTTTcgtctccttttctccccctctcctgctgaggagggggaatggGAGAGCGGCTtgctgggcacctggcagccagccgaGGTTAACCCACCACATCAGCAGAGGTTGGGCACCTGCCGCCTCCcggctctctgcagcctggtgTAAACCAGGCACCTTCTTGCCACCCTGCTATGCTCACGTCCCCAGGCAGTTAATGGCTGCCGCATCCAGCCCCCgttcttccttctctcagcGTATTTACAGgcagcttttcaaaaccagaaagatttaTTGGCATCTTTGCCCGGGGTAAGTGTCCCGGAGGGAACGGTCTCTGGTGAAGAGGGTGGGCGGCCGTTGCCCAGGTGGTAACGCAGCCTCTGTCACAAGCCTCCTTGCAGCGAGAGGCCTCTTTGGCCACCTCGCGCTCTCTCTTTGGcgcgctctctctctctctcctcggACACCTCGCACTGCTGCTAGCGCTGACCTCTGCCTACTCCATGCTCACAAATGTGTCCGAGTTGCCTTGCTGCACCGCCAGGATCAGCTCCACAAAGAGGGATCTCTTGAAGATGTCActcagctgcagcttgcagaagCGTGTGGAGGGCAGCACTGTTAGCTTGCATGTGGACGCCTGAGGTATAGCATTGCAGGCTGCTGTCatcagcccctgcagccagaaGGCGGTTTTCTGCACGTCGAGGTACGAGCCGGTGCAGAGGGTTTGCAGGAGGCTGGCTTCCTGACTGCTCATCAGCTCATCCTCAGGGTgatggaggaagcagagcatgTCCCCCAGCTGCCGCTCCCTGGTGCACATGCACTCCAGTTCCACACGCAGGCAGGAGTTCCTGAGCGGCATGTCCCCTTCGGTGCCCAGCTCGAGGTGGAAGGAGTGCCCAGCGGGTGGCTTCAGGGGCACAAGCAGGCGATAGACAAGGTCTTCTTCACGAGCATTCCAGCCTTTCAGGAAGCCACCCACCCCGACAGCTGGCTGCAGTTGTGGCGTGAAGCCATTGCCGGACAGGATTCGGCAGACCCGGAGAAGGTCGGTCACGAGCTCTTCCACCATCGTGAGCACTCGTTGCCTCTTCCGCAGTGGCCACGATGTGCACTCATGCAGAAACCTGTCCATGTGCAATGGGTCgtccccctcttcttcctcctcctcctcctcctcctcaaggcTTGTGGAGCTGccatgcttgctgctgcttcctggctCACGGCTCCTCTTCCAGGGCCGCCAGCAGAGCcaaaagagcaggagcaggcctCCAGCAAAGGCCCAgaactgccactgctgcaaggAAGCAAGGAGCAGGGCTCCCCTGGTCACCCAGCTCGACTCCTGCATCTCTTCAAGCAGCCGAGCCAtatcctggagcagcagctccagacgCTCTTGCTCGCGCTGGCACCTGGCCACGTCCGGACCATGCCCGACCTGCAGTGGCACGTGCATGATGCCCATCACAATCAAGGTGAACCATGTCACCAGAGCCAtggcctgcaggagaggggagagaagggagctgagtggggctgggcagggggagcaggagccacagggacatgggggcaggcagcagagggggcgaggcagctgggaggcagcaaggcctgTGCCCAGCCCCGGCACTGGCAGCACCGTGCCCTGCCCACAGCTCTCCCGCGAGTGCCAGAGCCTCGCCACAGGGTcagagccccctccccggggaccTGCGTTACCGCTCCGGCCCTCGTCCAGCCCACACCAACCTCCCCGCCGCGTGTGCACTCACCGCTGCCCCAAGCCGTActggggcagcgctgcctgccgGTGCCCCTTATAACCACTGCCACTGTGACGCGTCCCCTGTGCTGTCACAGGCGCCAGAGCGCATCACAGGCACACCCCGACCGCGCCCCGCCCCACCACGCCTCTCCCCCCCTTTCTGCTCCATTTACTTTCCTTCTCCCGTCTCTGGTTCCTTTTTGCCtcacctcctttcttctcccttttctcctgcctcttctttATCCTCTTCCAGTCCATCTCCCTTTGGCCttcctttgcttccctttttcctctctactctgccccaCTCCcgcctttcttctttctctcctgatcTTCTCCTCTGAAGAGCCCACAGCGGACCAGGGTCCTGACATGAgccaaggcaggagcaggggcaggtcTTCTTGTGGCAAGAGCTGTGGCCCACGGGGGAGCCGCGCTGGTGCAGCTCTAGCCGGAGTCGTCGAGGCACGTGGAGGCTGCGACGGCAAGTCTTGCGAATGGGCGCTAGATTGGGGTAGAAAAGGCGGTTTTCTGTGCCAGGGAACCCGATAAAGAGCCCGGTGGGGCCCCTGCACCAAAACCAACCGGCTGCTCTCGCGAGCGAGGCAGACGGGACTTGGCCGTTGCTGTGGTAACGGCGGGTGATTTAAACGCGGAGATACCCGTAGCCGCACTCCGTCGGCGACGCACGCGGCGGCAGCAACATTAAGTCCTGTGAATGGGCTATAGATTGGGTTAGAAAAGGGGTTTTTCTGTGCCAGGGAACCCTATAAAGAGGCCGGTGGTGCCCTCGCGCCAAAACCAACCGGCTGCTCCGGCGAGCGAGGCAGGTGAGGCTTGGGCGTTGCTGTGGTAACGGCGGGAGATTTAAACGGGCCCCTAGGGAGCGCGAGCGACCAGGGACCTCTCCTCAGAAAGGGCGTGGCGCGGCGGTTTGCACGGCATTTCGAGCAGGCAGCTGGCGAGCTCTCCTTGTGGTCTGCGCTCTCCCTGAAGAGACTTAGCCATGGTCTCCGCTCGGACAAGAGCCATCGCCAGAAGGGATGTGGTGACGCAGACAGAGCTCCCACTAAaacatgcagccacccaggtcTCTGGGTGCAGGGAGTGCCAGAGCCTTGCTCCCGAGACAAGACTCGCGTGAGGTGGGAGCAGGTGGAGgatctgctcagcatggtggcagagctgaaagaagaggTTGCAAgactgaggagtatcagggaatgcgagagagagagagagactggaGGAGCCACTCCCTACCATCCCTGAGACAAGCGCACCAGATAGAAGCATCAAGAGAAGGAGTGGCTCCCTTGCCCTCGTGCCATCAGacagagggaggggacccaagaGGCGGAAGATGGATGCAGACCCCTGCTTGGCGCAGTAAGCGAATCCTCTCCCGGCTGACTTTGTCCCCCCAGGTACCCTTACACAATAGGTATGGGGCTCTGGAACCCGAGGGCCAGGAGGACAAAGATACTGACAGCGATCCACCCAAGGGGTTGACTAGAGGGAACCAGTCAGCCCCATGCATTACGACAgccactggtaagaaaaaaagaagggtaattgtCGTAGgcgactcccttctgaggggaacagagggcctGATATGCTGACCGGACCCATcccatagggaagtctgctgcctccctggggcaaggaTAAGAGACATTACCAGGAAACACCCTAGGCTAGTAAAAGAATCTGATTATTACCCACTAGTGGTTGTTCAGGTCGGCAGCGATGAGGTAACTGAGAAGCacaaagacaatcaaaagggactttagagaactggggcgattacttgaaggatcaggagcacaggtagtgttCTTCTCCACCCCATCGGTAGCCGGGAGACAtatggaaaggaacaggaagtcccATCTCATTAACATGTGGCTCAGAGACTGGTGCCAGCGgtagaattttggtttttttgatcatggggcagtttacatggccccaggcctgctggagacagatggggttcacctgttgcaaagggggaaaaggattctggctcaggagttagcaggcctcattgagagggctttaaactagatacgaaggggaaggggataaaaccaggcttgctaggaatgagcctgggggtggcatgcttgtgttggagaagagatcaataAATCAATtgaagtgcatttataccaatGCATGCggcatgggcaacaaacaggaggagctggaagccattgtgcgccagggaaactatgatgtggtcaccatcacggaaacatggtgggatgacttgcacaactggagcgctgcaatggatggctacaagctctttagaagggacaggcaaggaaggagagatagaggggtagccttgtatgttagagtgtgttttgactgtctagaactcaatgaCGGTAATGgtaaggttgagtgcttatgggtaaggatcagggggaaggccaataaggcagatatcctggtgggagtctgttatagaccacccaaccaggatgaggagacagatgaagtactctacaagtggttggctgaagtctcgcaatctctagcccttgttctcatgggagacttcaacttaccaggtatctgctggaaatacagcacagcagagaaaaagcattctcggaggttcctggagtgtgtgggagataacttcttgatgcagctggtaagccagccaaccaggggaggtgccctgctggacctgATGTTTACAAaaagagaaggcctggtgggtgatgtggtggttggggGCTGTCTTGGGCTGAgcaaccatgacatgatagagttctcgattcttggagaagtaaggaagagggtcagcaaaaccgctatcctgaacttcagaagggcagactttggattgttaaggagtctggttaacagagtcccttggcaggcagtcctgaagggcaaaggagtccaggaaggctggatgttattaaagaaggaagtctcaaaggcgcaggagcagtccgtccccatgtgccgtaagctgagcaggtgggggagaagacctgcttggctgaatagtgagctttggctggaactcaagaaaaaaaggagagcttaccacctttggaagaaggggcaggtgactcaggaggactacaaggatgttgtgaggttatgcagggaaaagattaggaaggcgaaggcccagctggaacttaaactggccgccaccattaaagataacaaaaaatatttttataaatacatcagtgacaaaaggagggccagggagaacctgcctcctttgttggatgcggaaggtgaccttgccatgaaagatgaggagaaggctgaggtacttaatgctttctttgcctcagtctttagtAGTCAGACTGGTTGTCcttggggttgtcaggcccctgttCTGGGAAATagagctagtatgcagaatgaagtcccagtttttgaagaggtggcagtcaccgacctgctccttcaccttgatgttcacaagtccatggggctggatgagATCCatccaaggatactgagggaactggcagaggagctcaccaaggCACTCTCCATCATTCTTCAGCCATCAtggtcaactggggaggtcccagataactggaaactagcaaatgtgacacccctctacaagaagggttggaaggaggatccggggaactacaggcttgtcagcctgacctcagtgccggGAAAGGTTATGGAGCATATCATCTTGAATGTCATTACGTGGCGCatgtgggacaaccaggggattgggctcagccagcatgggcttatgaaagggaggtcatgcctcactaacctggtctcctatgataaggtgacccacttagtggatgaggggaaggctgtggacattgtctacctggactttagtaaggcctttggcactgtctcccacagcattctcctggagaagctggctgcccacggcttggacaagtgcactctgcactggctggacggccgagcccagagagtggtggtgaatggagtcaaatccggttggcggccggtcacgagtggtgttccccagggctcagcgctggggccggtcctgttcaatagcttcactgatgatctggatgaggggactgagtgcaccctcagtaagtttgcagatgacaccaagctggggaGAAGTGTTGattctgctggagggcaggaaggccctgcagagggacctgggcaggctggatcaatgggctggAGCCAAAGGTATGAGATTCAATAAGTCTAAGTGCTGGGTTCTGCACTTGAGTCACAAcgaccccatgcaatgctacaggcttggggaggagtggctggagagctgcctggaggaaaaggacctgggggtgctggttgacagccagctgaacatgagccggcagtgtgctcaggcggccaagaaggccaatggcatcctggcttgtagcAGGAATAGCATGGCCAGCGGGAGTaaggaggtgattgtgcccctgtactcggctctggtgaggccgcacctcaagtactgtgttcagttttgggcccctcactacaagaagaacatcgaggtgctggagcatgtccaaagaagggcagcaaagttggtgaagggtctagagaacaagtcttatgaggagcggctgagggagctggggttgtttaatctgaagaagaggaggctgaggggagaccttatcgctctctacaactacctgaaaggaggttgtagcgaggcgagggtcggtctcttctccttAGTAagaagtgataggatgagaggaaatggtatcaagctgcaccaggggaagtttgggttcgatattaggaaaaacttcttcactgaaagggttgtcaaacattggaacaggctgcccagggaggtggttgagtctccatccctggaggtatttaaaagaagggtagatgtggtgcttgaggatatggtttagtggtggccttggcagtgataggttaccagttggactcgatggtcttaagggtcttttccaactttaatgattctatgattctatgatcagtGCATCATCCTATTAAGAGTGCACAAGAAATTTTATGGCAAAAAATCGAATTGCTTTAGTGTCTCCTTGATGCAAATGATGCAAAGGGCAAAAGTAACTTTTCTGCAAACTGCTTTGCCTCCACTAAGAGAAATTGCTGTAAGTATGCTGAGCAGCTAGAGATTGAGTTATCACATACACTAAGTATGTGTGTGAATGTGTTTTAATATATAGTGATGCTTTCTGTGACAAAAACAGCATCTAAATCATGGTGGCTCATGACTCACTTCCTTGCTGTTCTACTTCAGCACCCAGAGGCAGCCTGAATTCCAGCTGACTTCTCTCCAAATTCCCGTTTGCATATGCTGGTGGGTGGACTATATGtccttgtttaatgtcttttctctttgctgctctGAGGAAAACACAGGGAAACTGAAAGCCAGCCAGATGCACACTGATGTCAACAGGGAGGGAGTGCCTGTGGTACATGAGCTATTAGGAATCAGTATGAAGAAAAGTTTTTAGGATACCAATCTCAAATGGTTTGTGCCAAACAATTCTGCTGAGGtgagcagctgcagtgctggcagGATCCACAGTGGAGCAGAGGATCACGGTGCACCGGTGGGTTTCCTGAACCAGGGAAATCTCAGAGGAGCAGAGAGACTCACTGGGAGCCTGCAGCTCACACGAGAGTGGCTGACAAGCCCCCATACCAATAGAAGAAACCCCTAGGGAGAGCTAGGTTAAGGGGACTAAGGGGAAAGCAAATGATGGTGATTGGCAGCTGTCTTGGTCACAGTGACTATGAAGTAGTTGAGTTTCAAATCATTGCTGACAGGAGTAAAACTGCCAGCAAAATTTTGACCCTGGACATGGGGAGAGCACACTTCAGGCTGCTGAAGGAACTAGTTACTAATGCCCCCTGGGAATCTGCCTTTGAGGTGTTGGAGTCCATGAACACTGGTCAGTCTTTAAGAGCCATCTCTTTagagtgcaggagcaggcaattccaaaatGTCGGAAATCAAGCAAGCAGGGCAGAAGGATGGCTTTGTTGAACAGGGATCTTCTAAAACTTAGGTAGAAGAGGAAAGTGTATGGACATGGATAGGTGACATGGAAGGgctacagagatgctgtttgcaactgtagggaaaaaattaatgggGCCAAATCTTGTTTAGAGTTCAAGCTGCCCAGCCCTGTGAAGGAcaacaaaaagggcttttttaaaaacGTTAATAGTAGAGGGAGGATCAGAGATAACATAGTTCTTTTATTTGATGGAGTCAGTTGCCTCAAATATAGGCACATAGACAAAGCAAAGATGTTTAATGtgttcttcacctctgtcttcaACACTGATGATTGGCCCTGGGACCCCTAGAGCCCTGTGTTGGAAGACTGTGATTTGGGGCATGAGGAATTCCCAGCTGACTCTGAACTTGTTTGAGACTTGTTGCTCAAACTGGATGCACATAAGACTGTGGGGCCTGATGAGACTCATCCTAGGGTACTGAAAGAGCTGGGATGAtggtcttgggagtctggagaggtcccagttgactagTAGCTGAAAAAGGTTGTCCCAATTTTCAGGAAGGGTAAGAAGGAAGGCTCTGGTAATTACAGGCCTGTTAGTCTCGCTTCAGTGCCTGGTAATATTATGGAGAAagttattctgggagttattgaaaaacacttgaaaaacagTGCAGTCATTGGTcacagccagcacgggttcatgaGGTGAAAGTTCTGCTTACCTaacataatttccttttatgatAAGGTCACCCATCTAGCTGACCAACAGAAGCCAGTAGATGTGTTTTTAGGGGgatttagcaaagcttttgatactgtctctcataGTGAAAGTACTACAAAAACAATCCTGCAGTCCACTgggtctgtttctttttttctattttcttttgttcagctCAACTAGAAAAATCTGACACATTGAGACAGACCTCAAATACCTAGATCATTTTCTA
Proteins encoded:
- the LOC135314889 gene encoding inositol 1,4,5-trisphosphate receptor-interacting protein-like 1 → MALVTWFTLIVMGIMHVPLQVGHGPDVARCQREQERLELLLQDMARLLEEMQESSWVTRGALLLASLQQWQFWAFAGGLLLLFWLCWRPWKRSREPGSSSKHGSSTSLEEEEEEEEEEGDDPLHMDRFLHECTSWPLRKRQRVLTMVEELVTDLLRVCRILSGNGFTPQLQPAVGVGGFLKGWNAREEDLVYRLLVPLKPPAGHSFHLELGTEGDMPLRNSCLRVELECMCTRERQLGDMLCFLHHPEDELMSSQEASLLQTLCTGSYLDVQKTAFWLQGLMTAACNAIPQASTCKLTVLPSTRFCKLQLSDIFKRSLFVELILAVQQGNSDTFVSME